A region from the Chthoniobacterales bacterium genome encodes:
- the queA gene encoding tRNA preQ1(34) S-adenosylmethionine ribosyltransferase-isomerase QueA, translated as MSLRTADYDFELPDELIARYPAAQRDGSRMLVVHRSSGAIEHAQFRDLPQFLTADDLTVLNNARVIPARVFSDDGRIELLVLDPRPDGHWQCMVKPGRKMRPGHSVMIAGCRGEVLSMLEDGTRVIYFSVQPDLEKVGKLPLPPYFGREAEASDLERYQTVYATQSGAVAAPTAGLHFTPELLAQLPHCFVTLQVGAGTFRGVHDDDLTHHIMHSEKFWLSPEVAAQINAAKSVFAVGTTTVRVLESCAHEGKLRAGEGETRIFIHPPYEFQVIDKLLTNFHLPRSTLLMLVSAFAGRELILEAYTKAVEERYRFYSYGDCMLLV; from the coding sequence ATGAGTTTGCGGACTGCGGATTATGACTTTGAATTGCCCGATGAATTGATCGCGCGCTATCCAGCGGCGCAGCGCGATGGGAGTCGCATGTTAGTCGTTCATCGGAGTTCGGGTGCAATCGAGCACGCGCAGTTTCGCGATCTGCCGCAGTTTCTCACGGCGGATGATCTGACGGTGCTGAACAATGCGCGGGTGATCCCGGCGCGGGTGTTTTCCGATGATGGCCGCATCGAATTGTTAGTGCTCGACCCGCGTCCGGATGGTCATTGGCAGTGCATGGTGAAGCCTGGTCGCAAGATGCGGCCCGGCCATTCCGTGATGATCGCTGGCTGCCGGGGCGAGGTGCTCTCGATGTTAGAAGACGGCACGCGGGTGATTTATTTTTCGGTGCAGCCGGATTTGGAGAAGGTGGGAAAACTGCCGCTGCCACCTTACTTCGGACGCGAGGCGGAGGCATCGGACTTGGAGCGTTATCAGACTGTCTATGCCACGCAATCGGGAGCGGTCGCCGCGCCGACGGCGGGGTTGCATTTCACTCCGGAATTGCTGGCACAATTGCCGCACTGCTTCGTGACGCTGCAAGTCGGCGCGGGCACATTTCGCGGGGTGCACGACGACGACCTGACGCATCACATCATGCACTCGGAAAAGTTCTGGTTGTCACCCGAAGTGGCGGCGCAGATCAATGCAGCGAAGTCCGTCTTCGCAGTGGGAACGACGACGGTGCGCGTGTTGGAAAGCTGCGCGCACGAAGGCAAGCTAAGAGCGGGCGAGGGCGAGACGCGGATTTTCATTCACCCGCCATACGAGTTTCAGGTGATTGATAAATTGCTCACTAATTTCCATCTGCCGCGTTCGACGTTGCTGATGTTAGTGTCGGCGTTCGCAGGTCGTGAATTGATTCTGGAGGCTTACACGAAAGCGGTCGAGGAGCGGTATCGCTTTTACTCCTACGGCGACTGTATGTTGCTGGTCTGA
- a CDS encoding VOC family protein — protein sequence MKDTSIDPGVSIGHVHLKVADLDRAIGFYCGILGFRIMQRFGDEAAFISAGGYHHHIGLNTWESKNGTPPPRGCTGLYHLAILYPTRRALADALRRLMDAGIILDGASDHGVSHALYLRDPDENGVELYWDCPLENWPMTPDGRLAMFTRPLDVKGLLAEAPER from the coding sequence ATGAAAGATACTTCCATTGATCCTGGTGTTTCCATTGGGCACGTGCATTTGAAGGTGGCTGATCTCGATCGTGCGATTGGCTTTTACTGTGGCATTCTCGGGTTCCGAATCATGCAACGTTTTGGCGACGAGGCGGCCTTCATTTCCGCAGGCGGCTATCATCACCACATTGGCTTGAACACCTGGGAGAGCAAGAATGGCACGCCGCCCCCGCGGGGTTGCACCGGGCTGTATCATCTCGCGATTTTGTATCCGACTCGAAGGGCGCTGGCGGATGCGTTGCGGCGATTGATGGACGCTGGCATCATTCTCGACGGAGCGAGCGATCATGGTGTTAGTCACGCCCTTTACTTGCGCGATCCGGACGAAAATGGAGTGGAGTTGTATTGGGATTGTCCGCTCGAAAATTGGCCCATGACACCAGATGGCCGGCTTGCGATGTTTACCCGCCCCCTCGATGTGAAGGGGCTTCTGGCCGAGGCTCCCGAACGATAG
- a CDS encoding tRNA (cytidine(34)-2'-O)-methyltransferase, with amino-acid sequence MNVVLVSPEIPPNTGNIARLCLAAGATLHLIRPLGFSLDDKYLKRAGMDYWQHVDLHIWGDLAACQSAANPEAQWYFLTTKTRRIYHQAHFQKGDYLVFGRETKGLPESLLTSNAETCLTIPMQPEVRSLNLATSVGIVLYEALRQTRPVG; translated from the coding sequence ATGAACGTCGTCCTCGTCTCGCCGGAAATTCCTCCTAACACCGGCAACATCGCCCGCCTTTGCCTCGCCGCCGGGGCGACCTTGCATCTTATCCGACCTCTCGGATTTTCGTTGGACGACAAATACTTGAAACGCGCCGGCATGGACTACTGGCAGCACGTCGATCTCCACATTTGGGGCGATCTCGCCGCCTGCCAATCCGCAGCCAACCCGGAGGCCCAATGGTATTTCCTAACCACGAAAACCCGGCGCATCTATCATCAGGCACACTTCCAGAAAGGCGATTACCTCGTCTTTGGACGCGAAACGAAAGGCCTGCCGGAAAGCCTGCTAACATCCAATGCCGAAACTTGCCTCACCATTCCGATGCAACCCGAGGTCCGCAGCCTGAATCTGGCGACCAGCGTCGGCATCGTCCTCTACGAAGCACTTCGGCAGACGCGTCCGGTTGGTTAG
- the miaA gene encoding tRNA (adenosine(37)-N6)-dimethylallyltransferase MiaA, which translates to MSGKWDDVFVLAGPTASGKSALAVELAEQWDAEIISADAYQVYRGLAVLTAQPNSTEKKRVRHHLVDVLGPQVESSAADFARLARAALEEIRGRNKRALVVGGSGFYLEAFFDGLPETPPPNEAIRQRLSSLTLPEMVAELQRLDPTATAIVDLQNPRRVQRAIEIVTVTGQPFASFAREPDRSVRGLVLDPGRDVLLQRIEQRTAALLENGALEEVRTLGPCSATCRKTIGLAEISAFLTGEITLAQCHERIVIATRQYAKRQRTWFRHRARWPLVMPENALVHACATLEIRVPLHSQAAVRD; encoded by the coding sequence TTGAGCGGAAAATGGGACGATGTCTTCGTGCTGGCAGGCCCGACTGCGAGCGGGAAGTCGGCGCTCGCCGTGGAGCTGGCGGAGCAATGGGATGCGGAAATCATCAGCGCCGACGCGTATCAGGTCTATCGCGGTCTCGCCGTGCTGACCGCGCAACCTAACTCGACTGAAAAAAAACGCGTGCGCCATCACCTGGTGGACGTGCTGGGGCCGCAGGTGGAGTCTAGTGCGGCGGATTTTGCGCGGCTGGCGAGAGCAGCTTTGGAGGAAATCCGTGGCAGAAATAAACGTGCTCTCGTCGTCGGCGGGTCTGGTTTTTATCTGGAGGCGTTCTTCGACGGATTGCCCGAAACACCGCCGCCAAATGAAGCGATTCGCCAGCGGCTGAGCTCCCTGACCTTGCCAGAAATGGTCGCGGAATTGCAGCGGCTCGACCCGACTGCAACAGCGATCGTCGATCTGCAAAATCCCCGACGGGTGCAGCGGGCGATCGAAATTGTGACGGTGACGGGGCAGCCCTTTGCGTCCTTTGCCCGGGAGCCGGATCGCTCCGTGCGCGGCCTCGTGCTGGATCCAGGGCGGGATGTTTTGCTGCAGCGAATCGAGCAGCGGACAGCAGCGTTATTGGAAAATGGCGCCCTCGAGGAAGTCCGCACGCTCGGCCCGTGCAGCGCCACCTGCCGGAAAACCATCGGACTTGCAGAGATATCAGCGTTTCTAACCGGCGAGATCACGCTGGCGCAATGTCACGAGCGAATCGTGATCGCCACACGCCAATACGCCAAGCGCCAGCGCACGTGGTTTCGCCATCGCGCCCGCTGGCCGCTCGTCATGCCGGAAAACGCCCTCGTTCACGCCTGCGCCACGCTGGAGATTCGAGTCCCATTGCACTCACAGGCCGCCGTGCGAGACTGA
- a CDS encoding permease yields the protein MSWFSFNPHDFSISFLSILFEGVPYLFLGTLLSGLIDAFLPAQALERWLPKNAALAIGVAGVLGFFLPMCECGVIPVIRRMLKKGLPIAPAVTYLLASPIINPVVALSTYAAFRGQEPGTVLAFRMILGFLIACIFGAIVLRLPKQEILLPNLLEPAPQRFTSLFAAVPDDSATLDDLTAAEPRPSIRSRLLAALRTASFDFLDVAFYLIMGAILAAIFNTAIHRETIILPLAGNIWLATFSLEGLASILSLCSTSDAFIAANFVAFPLAAKLAFMVLGPMMDVKLFLMYGLVFRKKFTIAMAASLFVGIGLLCIFLAKTLP from the coding sequence ATGAGTTGGTTTTCGTTCAATCCGCACGATTTCAGCATCTCATTTCTCAGCATTCTCTTTGAGGGAGTGCCCTATCTTTTCCTCGGCACACTGCTCTCGGGCTTGATCGACGCCTTTCTCCCCGCGCAAGCCCTCGAACGCTGGCTGCCAAAGAACGCCGCGCTCGCCATCGGAGTCGCAGGCGTCTTGGGTTTCTTCCTGCCGATGTGCGAATGCGGCGTGATCCCAGTGATCCGGCGGATGCTGAAAAAAGGACTGCCCATCGCACCGGCGGTCACGTATTTGCTCGCTTCCCCGATCATCAACCCTGTCGTTGCGCTGAGCACGTATGCCGCGTTTCGCGGCCAAGAACCTGGAACCGTGCTGGCCTTCCGCATGATCCTCGGTTTTCTGATCGCGTGCATTTTCGGAGCCATCGTGCTGCGTTTGCCGAAGCAGGAAATCCTCCTGCCGAACCTGCTCGAGCCTGCACCCCAGCGTTTCACGAGTCTCTTCGCCGCCGTGCCCGACGACTCGGCCACGCTCGATGATCTCACTGCCGCAGAGCCGCGCCCTTCGATTCGCAGTCGGCTGCTGGCGGCGTTGCGGACGGCTTCGTTCGACTTTCTCGACGTCGCGTTTTACCTGATCATGGGAGCGATTCTGGCGGCTATTTTCAACACCGCCATTCATCGCGAGACGATCATTCTGCCGCTGGCGGGCAACATCTGGCTCGCGACTTTTTCGCTGGAAGGCCTCGCCTCCATTCTCTCGCTGTGCAGCACGAGCGACGCTTTTATTGCGGCCAATTTCGTCGCCTTTCCGCTGGCAGCCAAGCTGGCTTTCATGGTGCTCGGCCCCATGATGGACGTAAAACTTTTCCTGATGTATGGTCTAGTCTTCCGGAAAAAATTCACCATCGCGATGGCCGCGAGTTTGTTTGTAGGCATCGGGCTTCTCTGCATTTTTCTGGCGAAGACATTGCCCTGA
- a CDS encoding TIGR03943 family protein, whose protein sequence is MKNKITSLLAPVTLLEWGGVLLYFYLSGRLSAFLHPSFRPQVLIAGIVLVLCAITLFLTRNQKAVCECGIVENCPEQTRSPFVSSWLFPIMLLLPLAIAATFTRDSYGSNILATRGIADSAAALPGLADKMSKTLPVPKVTATTPTIEPALPDANPNASSTPPPTEDQTAEDFFKPDANGNIQVNVADLLYAAEEPTLRKPFVGKSAEIIGQFMPAKGNNPTGNRFKLVRLFMTCCAADAQPVSLLIEHDTALPIPSKISDMTWTKVVGDIAFSIENGRTIAVIKAKKIEPIDPPEETMLY, encoded by the coding sequence GTGAAAAATAAAATCACCAGTCTTCTCGCCCCGGTCACCCTCCTCGAATGGGGCGGCGTTTTGCTCTATTTTTACCTGAGCGGACGACTAAGCGCCTTCCTCCATCCATCGTTTCGGCCGCAGGTGCTCATCGCCGGAATTGTCCTCGTGCTCTGCGCGATCACCTTGTTTCTCACGCGAAACCAGAAGGCCGTCTGCGAGTGCGGCATCGTGGAAAATTGCCCCGAGCAAACCCGCTCGCCATTCGTTTCGAGCTGGCTGTTTCCCATTATGCTTCTGCTGCCACTGGCCATCGCGGCGACTTTTACCCGCGACTCCTACGGCTCAAATATCCTCGCCACTCGCGGCATCGCCGACAGCGCGGCTGCCCTTCCGGGACTGGCGGACAAAATGAGCAAAACGCTGCCTGTTCCGAAAGTAACGGCGACCACTCCGACCATCGAGCCCGCGCTCCCGGACGCAAATCCCAATGCCTCCAGCACCCCGCCGCCAACTGAAGATCAGACAGCGGAGGATTTCTTCAAACCAGATGCCAACGGCAACATTCAAGTAAATGTGGCCGACCTGCTTTACGCCGCGGAAGAGCCGACTTTGCGAAAGCCGTTCGTGGGCAAATCCGCCGAGATCATCGGCCAGTTTATGCCCGCCAAAGGCAACAATCCCACTGGCAATCGATTCAAACTCGTCCGTCTTTTCATGACCTGCTGCGCTGCCGACGCCCAGCCCGTTTCGCTCCTGATCGAGCACGATACCGCTCTTCCCATTCCATCGAAAATCTCCGACATGACCTGGACCAAAGTCGTGGGCGACATTGCATTTTCCATCGAAAACGGACGCACCATTGCGGTGATCAAGGCGAAAAAAATCGAGCCTATTGATCCTCCGGAAGAGACCATGCTGTATTAG
- a CDS encoding ABC transporter ATP-binding protein — MASHRLEVSDLTVSYNRVPAVHHIEFETSCGQCVALMGPNGAGKTTLLKTLAGLLTPETGSIVFHGREVRRANTDFAYLPQRENIDWDFPLTVRGLVEMGRYLRVGWSQRYRQEDERAVQLAIDQMRLGDLEKRQISALSGGQQQRAFLARSLAQEAHVFLLDEPFTGLDEPARESLSITLRELAADGKLIIASHHDLATVKGLFSEVLLLNGELIASGNTRDAFTKANIDRTYGTLAFSGRKHA, encoded by the coding sequence ATGGCCAGTCACCGCCTCGAAGTTTCCGATCTCACGGTCTCCTACAACCGTGTGCCCGCCGTGCATCACATCGAGTTTGAGACGTCTTGCGGACAGTGCGTGGCCTTGATGGGCCCCAATGGAGCGGGCAAAACCACGCTCCTGAAGACGCTCGCCGGCCTGCTCACGCCAGAGACGGGTTCCATTGTATTCCACGGGCGCGAGGTGAGGCGTGCAAATACGGATTTTGCCTACCTGCCCCAGCGCGAAAATATCGACTGGGATTTCCCTCTGACCGTACGCGGCCTGGTCGAGATGGGGCGTTATCTGCGGGTTGGCTGGTCGCAACGCTATCGCCAGGAAGATGAAAGAGCCGTGCAGCTCGCCATCGATCAAATGCGGCTCGGTGACTTGGAAAAACGCCAGATTTCCGCGCTCTCCGGCGGCCAGCAGCAACGGGCGTTTTTGGCGCGTTCGCTGGCGCAGGAGGCCCATGTTTTCCTGCTCGACGAGCCATTTACCGGACTCGACGAGCCCGCCCGCGAAAGCCTGTCCATCACTCTGCGCGAACTGGCCGCGGATGGAAAACTGATCATCGCCTCGCATCACGATCTCGCGACGGTCAAGGGGCTTTTCTCCGAGGTGCTGCTCTTGAATGGAGAGCTCATTGCCAGCGGAAACACGCGCGACGCATTCACCAAAGCCAACATCGACCGTACCTACGGCACGCTGGCATTTTCCGGCAGAAAACACGCATGA
- a CDS encoding metal ABC transporter permease: MNLEPFQHEFMLRALYGCAVIGFLNGFLGAFIVLRRLALMADALSHSLLPGLAIGVLLFGIAPLGLFFGALAAALFVTVGSQLISRNSRIKEDTSLGILYTVAFSIGVILLNKVHSPISLHHYLFGNILGLSDSDLWMNYGIALLVIPTVVALQRPLLLCLFDPTVAKSQGIRVETLNYLLMGMLVLTMISTLQAVGVVLALGLLVAPAATIYLLSDSVSKMFWCGGLLGSVGSCLGLLLSYWFDLETGPCIVLLLGSIFLLAYFFGPRYGILSKFLRRRHFHRESLERWEQPHTLLESSQAPSARKND, encoded by the coding sequence ATGAACCTCGAACCCTTTCAGCATGAGTTCATGCTCCGCGCTCTTTACGGCTGCGCGGTTATTGGTTTTTTGAATGGCTTTCTAGGCGCCTTCATCGTGCTTCGCCGGCTGGCTTTAATGGCCGATGCGCTGTCGCATTCGCTGCTGCCCGGACTCGCGATTGGCGTATTGCTCTTCGGCATTGCCCCGCTGGGATTGTTTTTTGGGGCTTTGGCGGCAGCGCTTTTCGTGACAGTTGGATCGCAACTCATCTCGCGAAATTCCCGGATCAAAGAGGACACCTCACTCGGCATTTTATACACAGTGGCGTTTTCCATTGGCGTGATTTTGCTCAACAAAGTCCATTCGCCGATCTCGCTGCATCACTATTTATTTGGCAATATCCTCGGACTCTCCGACAGCGATCTTTGGATGAACTACGGCATCGCCCTACTGGTAATTCCCACCGTCGTGGCCTTGCAACGTCCGCTGCTACTTTGCCTTTTCGATCCGACCGTGGCCAAATCCCAAGGCATCCGGGTGGAAACGCTAAATTATCTGCTCATGGGTATGCTAGTGCTCACCATGATCTCCACACTGCAAGCCGTGGGCGTAGTGCTGGCGCTGGGCCTGCTCGTAGCTCCGGCGGCCACGATTTATCTGCTGAGTGATTCCGTGAGCAAAATGTTTTGGTGCGGCGGCTTGCTGGGCAGCGTGGGCTCCTGCCTCGGGTTGCTGCTTTCCTACTGGTTCGACCTCGAAACCGGCCCCTGCATCGTTCTTCTGCTCGGCAGTATCTTCCTGCTGGCTTACTTCTTTGGCCCGCGATATGGCATTCTCTCGAAGTTCCTGCGCCGCAGGCATTTCCATCGGGAATCTCTCGAACGCTGGGAACAGCCGCACACTCTTCTGGAGAGCTCACAAGCTCCCTCAGCCCGCAAAAACGATTAG
- a CDS encoding P-II family nitrogen regulator, with product MKKIEAIIKPFKLEEVKDALADLGIEGMTVSEVKGFGRQKGHTEIYRGSEYTVDFLPKIKIEVVLTDALVDNATAAIVKAAKTGKIGDGKVFVSTVEEAIRIRTDETGDQAV from the coding sequence ATGAAAAAAATTGAAGCTATTATCAAACCCTTCAAACTTGAAGAAGTAAAAGACGCCCTCGCCGACCTCGGTATCGAAGGTATGACCGTCAGCGAAGTCAAAGGATTTGGCCGCCAAAAGGGTCATACCGAGATCTATCGCGGCAGTGAATACACCGTCGATTTTCTCCCCAAGATTAAAATTGAAGTCGTTCTCACCGACGCGCTGGTGGACAACGCCACCGCCGCCATCGTCAAAGCCGCCAAAACTGGCAAAATCGGCGACGGAAAAGTTTTCGTTTCCACGGTGGAGGAAGCCATCCGCATTCGCACCGACGAAACCGGCGACCAAGCCGTCTAG
- a CDS encoding lysylphosphatidylglycerol synthase transmembrane domain-containing protein, producing MPVKKRLWQFFQIALTVGVLYWLFRDAGKRESMLHALKNARWSWLLLGLGWAMVGEVTGILRWRIFLQAQGIHASLGTVSRWFFIGLFFNIFLPGTTGGDLARLYYLWRDYPQHRQGAFLTLVADRLIGLIPLILAAALGTTLNYRWLTQTPATSGLLMSTLVFCGGMAVVIGLSFFFSAHSKIPQWLPGHQQLAGLAKAWQLFTKEGHQFSWALFLSMPVLFSYYGGFYCASRAVDAGATLGQIFSLMPIVTIITSLPISVAGLGVREGLFERLLGDLCGTPAEVAALVSLLGFLMFTFYGVIGAVVYLFSQRMDRAQLAEMEAIESAAAET from the coding sequence ATGCCTGTGAAAAAACGACTCTGGCAGTTTTTCCAGATCGCGCTCACGGTGGGAGTGCTCTACTGGCTGTTCCGCGACGCGGGCAAGCGTGAGTCGATGCTCCATGCGCTGAAAAACGCCCGCTGGTCGTGGCTGCTGCTCGGGCTGGGCTGGGCGATGGTGGGCGAGGTCACAGGCATTCTGCGCTGGCGAATTTTCCTTCAGGCGCAAGGCATTCACGCCAGTCTGGGAACGGTCTCACGCTGGTTTTTCATAGGGCTTTTTTTCAATATTTTCCTGCCCGGAACCACCGGAGGCGATCTGGCCCGGCTCTATTATTTGTGGCGCGACTACCCGCAGCATCGACAGGGTGCTTTTCTGACGCTGGTCGCGGATCGGCTAATTGGGCTGATTCCGTTGATTCTTGCGGCGGCGCTGGGAACGACGCTCAATTACCGATGGCTCACGCAGACACCGGCGACTTCGGGTTTGCTCATGAGCACGTTGGTTTTTTGCGGAGGCATGGCCGTGGTGATCGGACTTTCATTCTTCTTTAGCGCCCATTCGAAGATTCCCCAATGGCTGCCGGGTCACCAGCAACTCGCCGGTCTGGCCAAGGCCTGGCAGCTTTTCACAAAGGAGGGCCATCAGTTCAGTTGGGCTCTATTCCTCTCGATGCCCGTTTTGTTTTCCTACTATGGCGGATTTTATTGCGCCTCGCGCGCGGTCGATGCCGGGGCGACTCTGGGTCAAATCTTTTCGCTGATGCCGATCGTCACGATCATCACTTCGCTGCCGATCAGCGTCGCAGGGTTGGGTGTTCGGGAAGGGCTTTTCGAGCGTTTGCTCGGCGATCTGTGTGGCACGCCTGCCGAGGTCGCGGCGCTAGTTTCGCTCCTTGGATTTCTGATGTTCACCTTTTACGGAGTCATCGGAGCCGTGGTCTATCTCTTCTCGCAGCGGATGGACCGGGCACAACTCGCCGAGATGGAAGCCATCGAGAGCGCCGCCGCCGAGACATGA
- the hisD gene encoding histidinol dehydrogenase, translating into MSTGVAVKWTIDPTRAAHTLSVRTMKILRHTDPDFAEETARLNRFAEPSPAVRQTVSEIVAEVTKNGDASLLEFTTKFGGPKLGADEIRVSAIELASASVDEATQKTLELCHANITAFASHSLRKNWSMHNEQGVLVGERFDPFQRVGIYVPGGTAPLVSTALMTVTLAAVAGVPEIVVTTPAGPDGTIHPALLVALRMAGATEIYRVGGAQAIAALAFGTETIRPVLKIFGPGNSYVIEAKRQVFGKVSIDQLPGPSEILVLADDSANPAWIAADLLAQAEHGHDSVIGFLTDSESLLTRVQNEIEKQAVTLSRQQYLLEVLEKNAFLILCNDLAQAVALANDFSSEHLSIVARNAEALAQQIQTAGAIFIGPWSPVAGGDYLAGPSHTLPTGGAGKSFSGLTVDQFQRRTSVVEFHQHSLRISAPIIAAAAALEGLDAHAHSATIRLPIQS; encoded by the coding sequence GTGTCCACCGGAGTTGCGGTCAAGTGGACGATTGACCCCACCCGCGCGGCGCATACACTGTCCGTCCGCACCATGAAAATCCTGCGCCACACTGATCCAGATTTTGCCGAGGAAACGGCGAGGCTGAATCGTTTTGCCGAGCCGTCCCCGGCTGTGCGGCAGACCGTTTCCGAGATCGTGGCGGAAGTGACGAAAAACGGAGACGCGTCGCTGCTGGAATTCACCACGAAATTTGGCGGACCGAAACTGGGGGCGGACGAAATCCGGGTGAGTGCCATCGAACTCGCCTCGGCCAGTGTGGATGAGGCCACGCAGAAAACACTGGAGCTTTGCCATGCAAACATCACTGCATTCGCCTCACACTCGCTTCGCAAAAACTGGTCGATGCACAACGAGCAGGGCGTGCTCGTCGGCGAGCGGTTCGATCCGTTTCAACGCGTCGGGATTTACGTTCCCGGCGGCACCGCACCGCTGGTTTCGACCGCGTTGATGACCGTCACGCTGGCCGCCGTCGCCGGTGTTCCGGAGATCGTTGTCACCACACCCGCCGGTCCCGACGGTACGATCCATCCGGCTCTGCTTGTCGCGCTGCGCATGGCCGGAGCCACGGAAATTTACCGTGTCGGAGGTGCCCAAGCGATTGCGGCGCTGGCGTTTGGAACGGAAACGATTCGTCCGGTGCTGAAGATTTTTGGCCCGGGAAATTCGTATGTCATTGAGGCCAAGCGACAGGTTTTCGGAAAAGTCTCCATCGACCAATTGCCCGGTCCGAGTGAAATCCTAGTCTTGGCTGATGACTCTGCGAATCCGGCCTGGATCGCAGCCGATCTGCTCGCGCAGGCGGAGCATGGTCACGACAGCGTCATCGGTTTTTTGACCGACTCGGAGTCGCTTCTAACTCGAGTGCAAAACGAAATCGAGAAGCAGGCTGTCACGCTTTCGCGTCAGCAATATCTGCTCGAGGTGCTGGAGAAAAATGCCTTTCTCATTCTCTGCAACGACCTCGCCCAAGCCGTCGCACTGGCCAACGATTTTTCCAGCGAGCACCTCAGCATTGTCGCCCGCAACGCCGAGGCGCTGGCCCAACAAATCCAGACGGCGGGAGCCATTTTCATCGGGCCTTGGTCACCGGTCGCGGGTGGCGATTATCTCGCAGGTCCGAGTCACACGCTGCCCACGGGAGGGGCAGGAAAGTCTTTCTCCGGCTTGACGGTGGATCAATTCCAGCGCCGCACCAGCGTTGTGGAATTTCACCAGCATTCCCTTCGCATTTCGGCTCCGATTATTGCTGCCGCCGCCGCGCTTGAGGGTCTTGATGCTCACGCGCATTCCGCCACCATTCGACTTCCAATCCAATCATAA
- the gltX gene encoding glutamate--tRNA ligase, with protein sequence MSTRVRFAPSPTGYLHVGGARTALFNWLFARHTGGKLVLRIEDTDKARNTPEAVQAIYDGMNWLGLDWDEGPLKGGENGPYFQSERDAIYQKYFDQLVAAGRIYEDHGTMRFKTYRGNTTVEDVICGKVTFDMSNPVTNPDMTIRRPDGGWIFHFVNVVDDIEMKITHVIRGEDHLSNTPKHVQIYEALGVKPPLFGHIPLILNKDGSKMSKRDQGASVQSYIEGGYAPEAVVNYLCLLGWSPKDNREKVDLSEIIPLFELENVNRRNAHFDLDKCFWLNGQYIAQMTIERFRDLSLPFIQKAGIQIDDDAKLLEVLAIVKEKIKHFGDVPDWISYFFTDAYPYDEASVEKTLRKAGALDHLQALHDAYVHVSNWDAATLETSLKDTATQRGVKSGELIHPARVASTGRSVGPSLYHLLEVLGKEKVLTRFKSTVTKFS encoded by the coding sequence ATGTCCACTCGCGTTCGTTTTGCTCCCTCGCCCACCGGTTACCTCCACGTCGGAGGTGCCCGCACGGCTTTATTTAACTGGCTTTTTGCACGTCACACCGGCGGAAAATTAGTTCTCCGAATCGAGGACACCGACAAGGCCCGCAACACACCAGAGGCCGTCCAGGCGATCTACGACGGCATGAACTGGCTCGGGCTCGATTGGGATGAAGGTCCGCTCAAAGGCGGCGAGAATGGGCCTTATTTTCAGAGTGAGCGCGACGCCATTTACCAGAAATATTTCGACCAGCTCGTCGCTGCCGGAAGGATCTACGAGGATCACGGCACGATGCGTTTCAAAACCTATCGTGGCAACACCACAGTCGAAGATGTGATCTGCGGAAAGGTTACTTTCGACATGTCGAACCCGGTGACAAATCCCGACATGACAATCCGCCGTCCGGACGGCGGCTGGATTTTTCACTTCGTCAATGTGGTCGATGATATCGAGATGAAAATCACCCATGTGATTCGTGGCGAGGACCATCTTTCCAACACGCCGAAGCACGTGCAAATCTACGAGGCTCTCGGCGTGAAACCGCCGCTGTTTGGCCATATTCCGCTCATCCTGAACAAGGACGGCTCGAAAATGAGCAAGCGTGATCAAGGGGCTAGCGTGCAGAGTTATATCGAAGGCGGTTATGCGCCTGAGGCAGTGGTGAACTACTTGTGTTTGCTCGGTTGGTCGCCGAAAGACAATCGTGAAAAGGTCGATCTCAGCGAGATCATTCCGCTGTTTGAGTTGGAAAATGTGAACCGCCGCAACGCGCATTTCGACCTCGACAAATGTTTCTGGCTCAACGGCCAATACATTGCGCAAATGACGATTGAGCGTTTCCGCGATCTGAGTTTGCCCTTTATCCAAAAGGCCGGAATCCAGATTGACGATGATGCAAAATTGCTGGAAGTGCTCGCCATCGTGAAGGAGAAGATCAAGCACTTCGGCGATGTGCCGGACTGGATTTCCTACTTCTTCACCGACGCCTATCCTTACGATGAGGCGAGTGTGGAAAAGACGTTGAGGAAGGCGGGGGCGCTCGATCATTTGCAAGCGCTGCACGATGCGTATGTGCATGTGAGCAATTGGGATGCGGCCACTTTGGAAACTTCGCTGAAGGACACCGCGACACAACGCGGAGTGAAATCCGGCGAGCTGATTCATCCAGCCCGTGTCGCCTCGACCGGACGTTCCGTGGGTCCGAGCCTGTATCATTTGCTCGAGGTTTTGGGGAAAGAGAAGGTTCTAACTCGATTCAAAAGCACGGTCACAAAATTTAGCTAA